Proteins encoded within one genomic window of Sulfuricurvum sp.:
- a CDS encoding HIT domain-containing protein, whose translation MENILYAPWRNDYVSGEKIDGCVFCHISSHAEDDASLHVLYRDEHCFIVMNRYPYTPGHFMIIPHYHTDSLESLDPKVWLHISALAQKGVHMLKESFGAHGVNLGMNLGRAGGAGIAEHIHLHLVPRWERDTNFITSISETRVYSTDFEKIFLKLKEASKNYF comes from the coding sequence ATGGAAAATATTTTATATGCCCCTTGGCGAAATGATTACGTATCCGGCGAAAAAATAGATGGGTGTGTATTTTGCCACATCAGTAGCCATGCAGAGGATGACGCGTCACTGCATGTTCTTTACAGAGATGAACATTGTTTTATCGTAATGAACCGTTATCCCTATACTCCGGGGCATTTTATGATTATTCCCCACTACCATACCGATTCTCTCGAATCTCTCGACCCGAAAGTTTGGCTTCACATTAGCGCATTAGCCCAAAAAGGGGTGCATATGCTTAAAGAATCATTCGGTGCTCACGGCGTCAATTTAGGGATGAATTTAGGACGTGCCGGAGGTGCCGGAATCGCAGAACATATTCATCTGCATTTGGTTCCGCGCTGGGAACGCGATACAAATTTTATTACGTCCATTAGCGAAACACGGGTTTATTCGACCGATTTTGAAAAGATTTTTTTAAAACTTAAAGAAGCGTCTAAAAATTATTTTTAA
- the murF gene encoding UDP-N-acetylmuramoyl-tripeptide--D-alanyl-D-alanine ligase: MDYGQMFAFITNIIFVMTLGWYLITNLQWYDYRIERVVLRHHKTWWHVVYFIIPFISYYVLGDYFWIVFYLVIIPAMLMWHLKLDKKLVMTWRVKRFLILLFSVTLLLNFLLALKEASQTYSVFFPLVIAYLGSWGTEKFLFAAYKRQAKQKIASMQDLTIICVTGSYGKTSMKNFIAQVLGQKFNVYATPRSVNTLGGIIRDVNESLPAYTQVYICEAGAREVGDIYAIAQLLHPQIVVVGKVGPQHLEYFKTLERIQRTKLEIIQSNRLKRAFIHTSVTNEPHEKVTFFGDDIHNLVATLEGIDFDLNVEGEERHFHTSVLGGFQTININAAILIASEMGMKGDEIVSAVEKLKSVEHRLERIDAGGKIILDDGYNGNIDGMLEGVRLCSLHTGRKVIVTPGLVESTEELNSELISAINKVFDIAIITGSLNAVQFDKELTVAQKIMLSDKSQMVKTLGEVTRAGDIILFANDAPNFI, translated from the coding sequence ATGGATTATGGACAAATGTTTGCCTTTATAACAAATATCATTTTTGTTATGACATTGGGGTGGTATTTGATTACCAATCTTCAATGGTACGATTACCGTATTGAGCGTGTAGTCCTGCGCCATCATAAAACGTGGTGGCATGTTGTCTACTTCATTATTCCGTTTATCTCCTATTACGTTCTGGGTGATTACTTTTGGATTGTTTTCTATTTGGTCATTATTCCGGCTATGCTGATGTGGCATCTGAAACTGGATAAAAAGCTGGTAATGACATGGCGTGTAAAACGATTTTTGATCCTTCTTTTTTCCGTTACCCTTTTGTTGAATTTCCTTTTAGCCCTAAAAGAAGCGAGTCAAACGTACAGCGTTTTCTTCCCGCTCGTGATCGCCTATCTCGGTTCATGGGGAACTGAGAAGTTTTTATTTGCAGCGTACAAACGCCAAGCAAAACAAAAAATTGCTTCGATGCAGGATTTAACGATCATTTGTGTCACAGGGAGTTACGGGAAAACCTCGATGAAAAATTTCATCGCACAGGTCTTAGGTCAAAAATTCAATGTGTATGCGACACCGCGAAGTGTCAATACTCTCGGAGGCATTATTCGGGATGTGAATGAATCGCTTCCGGCATATACTCAGGTCTATATCTGCGAAGCAGGTGCACGTGAAGTGGGAGACATTTATGCCATTGCCCAGCTGCTTCATCCTCAAATCGTAGTGGTCGGCAAAGTCGGTCCGCAGCATTTGGAATATTTCAAAACGTTAGAGCGGATTCAGCGGACGAAGCTTGAAATCATTCAGTCGAATCGTCTCAAACGGGCGTTTATCCACACTTCCGTGACGAATGAACCGCATGAAAAAGTGACTTTTTTCGGTGATGATATTCATAATTTGGTCGCGACGTTGGAGGGTATTGATTTTGATTTGAATGTAGAGGGTGAGGAACGCCATTTCCACACATCCGTATTGGGGGGATTCCAGACGATCAATATCAATGCGGCAATTTTGATTGCATCCGAAATGGGAATGAAGGGTGATGAGATCGTCTCTGCCGTAGAAAAGCTTAAGAGTGTCGAACACCGTTTGGAACGTATTGATGCAGGCGGGAAGATCATTTTGGATGATGGGTATAACGGTAATATTGACGGAATGCTGGAAGGGGTACGTTTGTGCTCACTGCATACAGGACGTAAAGTAATCGTTACTCCGGGACTCGTTGAGAGTACGGAAGAGCTTAACAGCGAGCTGATTAGCGCAATCAATAAAGTCTTTGATATCGCTATCATCACCGGATCATTGAATGCGGTCCAATTTGACAAAGAGTTAACGGTAGCGCAGAAAATTATGCTCTCCGATAAATCGCAAATGGTTAAAACTTTAGGGGAAGTGACACGTGCCGGCGATATTATCCTATTTGCCAACGATGCGCCTAACTTTATTTAG
- a CDS encoding alpha/beta hydrolase — MAVKTVQYKQHTFSISYEILNPSAHYDIIFLHGWGSHKNLMKHAFGQYLHQFRHIYIDMPGFGNSTCNMTLTTEDYANILESFISQIDASKAIILGHSFGGKVATLLNPELLVLVGSAGILVPKPFKIRAKIFLFKLLKFTGLTSLRRFFIAPDAQGLSEPMYETFKQVVNEDFTEKFRSYKGKALLCFGAQDTATPLWTAHTIAELIGDSRVVEFEGDHYFFLEQGSTVAKEIENTVLKNLEHKGQ, encoded by the coding sequence GTGGCAGTTAAAACGGTTCAATACAAACAGCATACGTTCTCGATCAGCTATGAGATACTCAATCCGAGTGCGCATTACGATATCATTTTTCTCCATGGATGGGGATCTCATAAAAATTTGATGAAACATGCGTTTGGGCAGTATCTTCACCAGTTCCGCCATATTTATATTGATATGCCCGGATTTGGTAACAGTACCTGCAATATGACCCTTACAACGGAAGATTACGCCAATATATTAGAGTCTTTTATCTCCCAGATTGATGCAAGCAAGGCGATTATTTTAGGACATTCGTTCGGGGGAAAAGTCGCGACTCTTTTAAACCCTGAACTCTTGGTCTTGGTCGGTTCGGCGGGGATTTTGGTTCCAAAGCCGTTTAAAATACGGGCTAAAATTTTTCTCTTCAAATTACTGAAATTTACAGGGCTTACATCACTGCGACGCTTTTTTATTGCGCCGGATGCACAGGGGCTGAGTGAGCCGATGTATGAGACGTTCAAACAGGTTGTAAATGAAGATTTCACCGAAAAATTCCGTAGCTATAAAGGCAAAGCCTTATTGTGTTTCGGTGCTCAGGATACGGCAACACCCCTATGGACGGCACATACCATAGCCGAACTGATAGGTGACTCCCGTGTCGTTGAGTTTGAGGGCGATCACTATTTCTTTTTAGAGCAGGGTAGCACCGTTGCCAAAGAAATCGAAAATACGGTTTTAAAAAACTTAGAACATAAGGGACAATAA
- a CDS encoding D-alanine--D-alanine ligase, with product MKLAILFGGASYEHEISIVSAITVKEKLSRFDLSFIFCDQDHKFYMIDAAKMKAITFSRGEHRKMPQLFLTNGGFEQRGMFGSKKYEMPILNLIHGGDGEDGTMAAMLDFFHIPFIGPRKEASMLSFDKHYTKWFAASLGVKTLPYEIICKEDKREIATAYPFIIKPARLGSSIGVSIVREASELDYALDVAFEFDDVVLIEPFMAGVKEYNLAGFSARGEMTYSIVEEPQKAEFLDFEKKYLDFSRSGNVAEAAVSDTLVAQLRDAFKAIYSPLFEGAIIRCDFFEIEGEVYLNEVNPIPGSMANYLFEDFSGSVQKLLGALPDKKAIRVNYDYIHSISQAKGK from the coding sequence GTGAAATTAGCCATTTTATTCGGCGGAGCCAGTTATGAACACGAAATCAGCATCGTCAGTGCGATTACGGTCAAAGAAAAATTAAGCCGTTTTGATCTGAGCTTTATTTTTTGCGATCAGGATCACAAATTTTACATGATTGATGCGGCTAAAATGAAAGCGATCACGTTTTCACGCGGTGAGCACCGTAAAATGCCGCAACTGTTTCTTACTAACGGCGGATTTGAACAGCGCGGAATGTTTGGGTCGAAAAAGTATGAGATGCCGATTCTCAATTTGATCCATGGCGGTGACGGTGAAGACGGGACAATGGCTGCAATGCTTGATTTCTTTCATATCCCCTTTATCGGTCCGCGGAAAGAAGCGTCCATGCTCAGTTTTGACAAGCACTATACCAAATGGTTTGCAGCTTCACTCGGTGTAAAAACCTTGCCATACGAGATCATTTGTAAGGAAGATAAAAGAGAGATTGCAACTGCGTATCCGTTTATCATCAAACCTGCCCGTTTGGGGAGCTCTATCGGTGTGAGTATCGTACGTGAGGCGAGCGAGCTTGATTATGCGTTGGATGTTGCGTTTGAATTTGATGATGTTGTGTTGATCGAGCCGTTTATGGCCGGTGTTAAAGAGTACAATTTGGCAGGATTCAGTGCTCGCGGCGAGATGACTTACTCCATCGTTGAAGAACCGCAAAAAGCCGAATTTTTGGATTTTGAAAAAAAATACCTTGATTTTTCCCGTTCGGGCAACGTTGCCGAAGCAGCGGTAAGTGATACCTTGGTAGCTCAATTGCGCGATGCGTTTAAAGCAATCTATTCGCCGTTATTTGAAGGGGCTATCATCCGTTGCGATTTCTTCGAAATCGAAGGGGAAGTGTATCTTAACGAAGTCAATCCGATTCCAGGATCGATGGCAAATTATCTTTTTGAAGATTTTAGCGGTTCGGTTCAAAAGCTCCTCGGAGCATTGCCTGACAAAAAAGCGATCCGGGTTAATTACGATTACATTCATTCTATTTCTCAGGCCAAAGGGAAATAA
- the ruvA gene encoding Holliday junction branch migration protein RuvA, with protein sequence MIVGLEGIIEYKEPSLVHLNVNNIIYEVFISLHTYSAISSEKVRLHTHHVIREDAQQLYGFTQKSEKILFEGMLKINGIGPKAALAICSTFTPEQFAGIISSKDINALKKVPGIGPKSAGRIMVELAGFDAVLLGSGATVTTATTEASMALESLGFKKEQIAKALSASSATDTATLVKEALKQLQKL encoded by the coding sequence ATGATTGTCGGTCTTGAAGGAATTATCGAATACAAAGAGCCGTCATTGGTCCATTTGAATGTAAATAATATAATTTATGAAGTTTTTATCTCACTGCATACATACAGTGCAATCAGTTCAGAAAAAGTACGATTGCATACCCATCATGTAATTCGCGAAGATGCTCAACAACTCTACGGATTTACCCAAAAAAGTGAAAAAATTCTTTTTGAAGGGATGCTAAAAATAAACGGAATCGGTCCTAAAGCAGCATTGGCAATTTGCTCGACCTTTACGCCGGAGCAGTTTGCGGGTATTATTTCATCTAAAGATATCAATGCTCTTAAAAAAGTTCCGGGGATCGGACCCAAAAGTGCAGGTCGGATTATGGTCGAATTAGCCGGATTTGATGCGGTACTGCTCGGATCAGGTGCGACTGTGACAACGGCAACGACAGAAGCATCTATGGCATTGGAATCGCTCGGATTCAAAAAAGAGCAGATCGCCAAAGCCCTTAGTGCTTCCAGTGCAACTGACACGGCAACGTTGGTTAAAGAAGCATTGAAACAACTTCAAAAACTTTAA
- a CDS encoding flagellar assembly protein A, whose product MGLFTKEGEHEESAVHIKPIIVRTSNVAKELLQAALNFKVSVHTLDFNLLETQTFSKKVADGPAEDWVELSYHELKELKEDFFLNPNIELKQVHEIEIFSILEPTLLDKIDMSIGGNPSLCKIYLTIKAGSTATYYDQFQEDFIRLVNKKKLRANMMIGLFDSMMLQNLGELLAKIRVLGVYHFEAQERYVIGQSYEPVETVDDKLILHYETKRKNQDEHGRIDYAKRGYVISAVENELLIEYIKPKMGESGRNCRGEFITPKPPVIKNEPTFSVGEKIAVIDTSNSIEYRAKVGGYVTFEGGIYDIRTEVDVQEISFRTTGSIDTQLDADVFLNVIQKDPLQDAIGTGMEVTVNVINIVGNIGANANVTAKKATVEGQVHQSATITADELNIDIHKGMAYGKVVNIKRLEHGIVEAEKVFITQATGGQIRAKEITIEILSSNVKMTASHKIEIKNLQGGENLFVIDPLLNESVDNLSDQSKKMEQTKNSMKEIQKELAGYERTWQENIPVMEDLKRKLLHYKKNGIKMPAAFVEKYQQHQQFKEKLEELRNELKTKEDQYAWLREKHTALQSEIFEARIINHDRWKNHNEIIFKLIDPPIEILYIPAHNSEENILGLVENDNGEFFIKVVS is encoded by the coding sequence ATGGGGCTGTTTACCAAAGAGGGCGAACACGAAGAAAGTGCGGTGCATATAAAGCCGATCATTGTCCGTACGTCTAATGTTGCCAAAGAGCTTTTACAAGCTGCCCTCAATTTTAAAGTCTCTGTCCATACTTTGGACTTCAATCTTCTTGAAACTCAGACCTTTAGTAAAAAAGTGGCGGACGGACCGGCTGAAGACTGGGTTGAACTCTCCTACCATGAACTGAAAGAGTTAAAAGAGGATTTCTTTTTAAATCCGAATATAGAACTTAAACAGGTGCATGAAATCGAAATTTTTTCGATATTAGAGCCGACATTGCTAGATAAAATAGATATGTCCATTGGAGGGAACCCGTCCCTGTGTAAGATCTATTTGACGATTAAAGCGGGGAGTACTGCGACCTATTACGATCAATTTCAAGAAGACTTCATCCGACTGGTCAATAAGAAAAAACTGCGTGCGAACATGATGATCGGATTGTTTGATTCGATGATGCTCCAAAATCTCGGAGAACTTTTAGCTAAAATCAGGGTTTTGGGCGTATATCATTTTGAAGCGCAGGAACGTTATGTAATAGGACAAAGCTATGAGCCGGTGGAGACGGTTGATGATAAATTGATCCTCCATTATGAAACAAAGCGGAAAAATCAGGATGAACACGGGCGGATTGATTATGCCAAACGGGGCTATGTTATCAGTGCCGTTGAAAATGAATTATTAATTGAGTACATCAAGCCGAAAATGGGAGAGAGCGGACGCAATTGTCGAGGAGAATTTATAACTCCGAAACCCCCTGTCATTAAAAATGAGCCGACTTTTTCCGTAGGGGAGAAAATCGCTGTGATCGATACTTCGAACAGTATCGAATATCGGGCTAAAGTAGGAGGATACGTCACCTTTGAAGGTGGAATATACGATATTAGAACCGAAGTAGATGTACAAGAGATCAGTTTTAGAACAACCGGTTCGATCGATACCCAGTTGGATGCGGATGTATTTCTCAACGTAATCCAAAAAGATCCCCTCCAAGATGCAATCGGTACAGGTATGGAAGTCACGGTAAATGTCATCAATATTGTGGGAAATATCGGCGCGAACGCCAACGTTACGGCAAAAAAAGCGACTGTTGAAGGACAGGTTCATCAAAGTGCGACAATTACTGCCGATGAATTGAACATTGATATCCATAAGGGGATGGCATATGGCAAGGTCGTTAATATAAAACGATTGGAACACGGTATTGTCGAAGCCGAAAAAGTGTTTATTACTCAGGCGACCGGGGGGCAAATCCGGGCTAAAGAGATTACGATCGAAATCTTGAGTTCAAATGTAAAAATGACTGCATCGCATAAAATTGAGATTAAAAATCTTCAGGGGGGCGAAAATCTGTTTGTAATTGACCCGTTGCTCAATGAATCCGTCGACAACCTCTCCGATCAGTCGAAAAAAATGGAACAAACAAAAAATTCGATGAAAGAGATTCAAAAAGAGCTTGCAGGGTATGAGCGAACATGGCAGGAAAATATACCAGTTATGGAAGATCTCAAACGAAAATTGCTCCATTACAAAAAAAACGGGATAAAAATGCCTGCTGCATTTGTTGAAAAATATCAGCAGCATCAACAGTTTAAAGAGAAGCTCGAAGAACTTCGTAATGAACTGAAAACAAAAGAAGATCAATATGCGTGGCTGAGAGAAAAACATACGGCACTTCAAAGCGAAATATTTGAGGCTCGTATCATCAATCACGATCGATGGAAAAATCATAATGAAATTATTTTCAAACTGATTGATCCGCCTATTGAGATTTTATATATCCCAGCCCACAATTCAGAAGAAAATATTTTGGGATTGGTCGAAAACGATAACGGAGAATTTTTTATAAAGGTAGTGAGTTAA
- the murJ gene encoding murein biosynthesis integral membrane protein MurJ, which translates to MFKSIFSNSFGILISRVSGLIRDILMTSVLGASVWSDVFFMAFKFPNLFRRIFAEGSFTQSFMPSYIASRQKSVFAVAIFIRFMTFIIAFSLIVTLFPEFFTKLLAWDWDADLISKTAPLTTINFWYLDLIFIVTFLGTLLQHKEHFFTTAFSTVWLNIAMITSLMLFQHSDPRTVVYALSFSILAGGLLQVATHLYTMRQQGLMKLLIGGWKYRRSKDVKAEESKFSGLFFPSVLGNSTAQIASFIDTSLASFLAAGSVSYLFYANRIFQLPFAIIALAITTALFPGIAKAIKNENHTLAYKNLNKSFWLLSVLLGLSVLGGVLLSEPIVWLLFERGHFTIQDTHNTADVLMMYMVGLIPFGLAKLFSLYLYAMHKHVKAAKIAASSLIVNIIFSLILMKPLGAAGLALAGSIGGAVQMILTMREVGWSILFDILKTKNTLYFIVGMTMFGGLFYILNQFLINLIR; encoded by the coding sequence ATGTTCAAATCTATTTTTTCCAATTCCTTTGGCATCCTGATTTCCCGTGTCAGCGGACTTATTCGGGACATTTTAATGACGTCCGTTTTAGGTGCCAGTGTATGGAGTGATGTTTTTTTTATGGCCTTCAAATTTCCGAATCTTTTTCGGCGTATTTTTGCCGAAGGTTCATTTACCCAAAGCTTTATGCCCTCTTATATTGCTTCTAGGCAAAAAAGTGTTTTTGCCGTTGCTATTTTTATTCGATTCATGACATTTATTATAGCTTTTTCCCTCATAGTAACCCTATTCCCTGAATTTTTTACCAAGCTATTGGCATGGGATTGGGATGCGGACCTCATCTCTAAAACTGCCCCCCTGACAACCATCAATTTTTGGTATCTCGACCTTATTTTTATTGTTACGTTTTTAGGGACACTTCTGCAACATAAAGAGCATTTTTTTACAACCGCTTTTTCAACAGTATGGCTCAATATTGCTATGATTACTTCACTAATGCTGTTTCAACACAGTGATCCGAGAACCGTCGTTTATGCACTCAGTTTTTCAATTCTTGCAGGAGGGTTGCTTCAAGTTGCGACCCATCTGTATACGATGCGTCAGCAAGGACTTATGAAACTCCTCATCGGAGGATGGAAATATCGCCGCTCCAAAGATGTCAAAGCCGAAGAATCCAAATTCAGCGGCCTCTTTTTTCCCTCGGTTCTAGGTAATTCGACTGCACAAATCGCTTCGTTTATCGATACAAGTCTGGCTTCCTTTTTAGCCGCAGGTTCGGTCTCCTACCTCTTTTATGCCAACCGGATTTTTCAACTTCCTTTTGCCATTATCGCTTTGGCTATCACAACCGCATTATTCCCCGGCATCGCAAAAGCGATCAAAAATGAGAACCATACACTCGCCTATAAAAACCTCAATAAATCGTTTTGGCTACTGAGTGTATTGTTAGGTCTTTCTGTTTTAGGAGGAGTGCTCTTATCCGAACCGATAGTCTGGCTTTTGTTTGAACGGGGTCATTTCACCATTCAAGACACCCATAACACAGCAGATGTCTTGATGATGTACATGGTAGGACTGATTCCGTTTGGATTGGCAAAACTGTTTTCATTGTACCTTTATGCGATGCACAAACACGTGAAAGCGGCTAAGATTGCGGCCTCATCGCTCATCGTCAACATCATTTTTTCCCTTATTCTTATGAAGCCGCTCGGAGCCGCAGGGCTGGCATTGGCGGGGAGTATCGGCGGTGCGGTACAAATGATTCTCACGATGCGGGAAGTGGGCTGGAGCATATTATTTGATATTTTGAAAACGAAAAATACCCTTTACTTCATCGTCGGTATGACAATGTTTGGGGGATTATTTTATATTTTAAATCAATTTTTGATAAACTTGATACGATAA
- the cysS gene encoding cysteine--tRNA ligase, with the protein MYIYDSVKKTKSKFESLIEGKVSLYVCGPTVYDDAHLGHAKSALVFDLLTRVLEAEGYDVLFARNITDIDDKIINKARESGLTTTEIAERYSAAYHRDMAAIGVRPPTLEPKATESIDAMVEMIQKLLDKHHAYTISNGDIYFDTASDKNYLSLSGRQSMENVSRVEKVGEKKDEADFALWKAVHDDGVAFDSPFGRGRPGWHLECSAMIERYVRQGEGKYAVDIHGGGADLLFPHHENEAAQTRCSSNHELAAYWMHNGFVTIGGEKMSKSLGNSFFLKDALKAYDGEVLRFYLLSTHYRGDFNFNEEDLIASKRRLDRLYRLKKRLFGLSASVIETDFKKALLEALGDDLNVSRAYALIDELISQANEALDANPKDKNYRQNLLSSLAAVEEILGFGGQNPFEYFQFGLDEEAKEKINELISQRSEAKKNKDFGLSDTLRDELTALGVSIMDTPAGTVWEIRE; encoded by the coding sequence ATGTATATTTATGACAGTGTGAAAAAAACAAAATCCAAATTTGAATCGCTGATAGAGGGAAAAGTTTCCCTCTATGTCTGCGGTCCTACGGTGTATGACGATGCTCATTTAGGGCATGCGAAAAGTGCACTGGTATTTGATCTACTCACACGCGTCTTGGAAGCGGAAGGATATGATGTTCTTTTTGCCCGAAACATCACCGATATCGATGATAAAATCATCAATAAAGCGCGTGAATCAGGTCTTACAACGACTGAAATAGCTGAGCGCTACAGTGCTGCCTATCACCGTGATATGGCAGCAATCGGAGTACGTCCTCCGACACTGGAACCTAAAGCCACCGAATCCATCGACGCGATGGTGGAAATGATCCAAAAACTACTCGACAAACATCATGCCTACACGATTTCAAACGGCGATATTTATTTCGATACTGCCAGCGATAAAAACTATCTCAGTCTCAGCGGTCGCCAGAGTATGGAAAATGTCAGCCGGGTTGAAAAAGTGGGTGAAAAAAAAGATGAAGCTGACTTTGCCCTCTGGAAAGCTGTGCACGATGATGGTGTCGCATTCGATTCCCCTTTTGGACGCGGACGGCCGGGATGGCATCTGGAATGCTCCGCAATGATCGAACGCTACGTCCGCCAAGGGGAGGGAAAATATGCCGTAGACATTCACGGCGGCGGGGCCGATCTGCTCTTTCCCCATCATGAAAACGAAGCGGCACAAACCCGCTGTTCAAGCAATCATGAATTGGCCGCGTATTGGATGCATAACGGATTTGTCACCATTGGCGGCGAAAAGATGTCCAAAAGCTTGGGAAACAGTTTTTTCCTCAAAGATGCGCTGAAAGCCTATGACGGAGAGGTACTTCGGTTTTACCTCCTCAGTACCCATTATCGTGGAGATTTCAATTTTAACGAAGAAGATTTGATCGCTTCCAAACGGCGACTCGACCGCTTATACCGTCTGAAAAAACGCCTTTTCGGCCTTTCCGCTTCTGTGATCGAAACCGATTTCAAAAAAGCGTTACTCGAAGCGTTGGGAGATGATCTGAATGTTTCCCGTGCCTATGCCCTGATCGATGAACTGATTTCTCAGGCAAATGAAGCGCTTGATGCCAACCCTAAAGATAAAAATTACCGACAAAATCTACTCTCATCACTCGCCGCGGTCGAAGAGATTTTAGGATTCGGAGGCCAAAATCCCTTCGAGTATTTTCAATTCGGCTTGGATGAAGAGGCTAAAGAAAAAATCAACGAGCTTATCTCCCAACGGAGCGAAGCCAAAAAGAACAAAGATTTCGGCTTATCCGATACCCTGCGTGATGAGCTCACCGCACTCGGCGTCTCTATTATGGACACTCCTGCGGGAACGGTGTGGGAGATTCGTGAATGA